The Halalkalibaculum roseum genome window below encodes:
- a CDS encoding ABC transporter permease: protein MLSNYLKVAFRNILKKKYYSFLNLLGLSIGITAAILILIYVQDELSYDNFHPNVEHKSVVALNGKIGNQEVQGVFTPPPMAGATVEEMPGVINATRTNALSNMVIRYEDRAFTEQDVFWADSNFYDFFGYQLLRGDERTALLGPNKAVITESMARKYFGNENAMGKTLIVGNDKTSYEVTGVNADPPHNSHFRFNILLSFSSTDYSQSTQWLNNNLNTYIETAPGVSEAQIQAGFEDLIQKYVGPEIERFAGMSLEKMREMGGKYGFFAIPITDLHLNAPNVQTSFEPPGDITYIYIFSAVGIFLIIIACVNFMNLSTASAAGRAKEVGLRKTLGSNRQSMMVQFLVESIMYVILAMVFSMVLLYLILPWFNQLSGKELTLQIFTEPWFLATLLGMAFGIGFLAGSYPAFYLTAFNPVEVLKGKISRGAKSGGFRRTLVVGQFFISISLIACTLLVNQQLNFMQNKNLGFNKEHSLVLTNTSRLGNNQKAFQEELKSDTRVGAASYSSFTIPGTNNVTVFRLPDRDNEFIMAMYYADYDHKDALGFDMKEGRYFNRDFPTDTSGIVINEAAVKEMSLEDPVGKDIFFPGTQQTYQVLGVMKDFNFESLRNEIMPMALLLTETANEMIIRFDSDDPRESVATVESIWDNYAAGEPADYTFLDSDFDQLFRQEQRLGDVFTAFTIIAIIIACLGLLGLSAYMTEQRKQEIGIRKVLGATTTSIVGLLSSEFLKLTGIAFLLAVPVAWYVIQSWLQNFAYRIDIGFMVFIITAVATAVIVLLTISWQTLKAAYMNPVESIKTE from the coding sequence ATGCTGTCAAATTATCTTAAAGTTGCCTTTAGAAACATCCTCAAAAAGAAATACTACTCTTTTCTTAACCTGCTGGGCTTATCTATCGGTATTACAGCTGCCATCCTGATCTTAATCTATGTGCAGGACGAACTCAGTTATGACAATTTCCATCCTAATGTTGAACATAAATCGGTTGTTGCCCTAAATGGAAAAATCGGCAACCAGGAAGTGCAGGGTGTCTTCACGCCACCACCCATGGCCGGTGCAACCGTTGAAGAGATGCCCGGCGTTATTAATGCCACCCGAACCAACGCTCTTTCAAACATGGTAATCCGATATGAAGACCGTGCGTTTACTGAACAGGACGTTTTCTGGGCGGACTCCAACTTCTATGATTTCTTTGGCTACCAGCTGCTTAGGGGAGATGAAAGAACAGCACTGTTGGGTCCCAACAAAGCTGTCATTACCGAATCGATGGCACGTAAGTACTTTGGAAATGAGAATGCAATGGGAAAGACGCTCATTGTGGGCAATGATAAAACTTCGTATGAGGTGACCGGAGTAAATGCCGACCCGCCGCATAACTCCCATTTCCGTTTTAATATACTGCTTTCTTTCAGTTCAACCGATTACAGTCAAAGCACACAGTGGTTAAACAACAATCTCAATACCTATATCGAAACAGCCCCGGGGGTGAGTGAAGCCCAAATTCAGGCCGGTTTTGAAGACCTCATTCAAAAATATGTCGGCCCCGAAATCGAGCGTTTTGCCGGAATGAGCCTTGAAAAGATGCGTGAAATGGGAGGTAAATACGGCTTTTTTGCCATACCGATTACCGATCTGCATCTCAATGCGCCCAATGTACAGACCAGTTTCGAACCGCCGGGTGATATAACCTATATCTATATTTTCAGCGCGGTGGGTATCTTCCTGATCATCATCGCATGTGTTAACTTCATGAACCTTTCTACTGCCAGTGCGGCCGGACGTGCCAAGGAAGTAGGGCTCCGTAAGACACTCGGCTCCAATAGGCAAAGCATGATGGTTCAATTTCTGGTGGAGTCCATAATGTATGTGATATTGGCCATGGTATTCTCTATGGTACTGCTCTATCTGATTCTGCCCTGGTTTAATCAGTTATCAGGCAAAGAATTGACCCTCCAAATATTCACTGAACCCTGGTTCCTTGCAACGCTTTTAGGTATGGCCTTTGGAATCGGTTTTCTTGCCGGAAGCTATCCTGCCTTTTACCTGACCGCTTTCAATCCCGTAGAAGTACTAAAAGGGAAAATAAGCCGGGGCGCAAAAAGCGGTGGCTTTCGAAGAACTCTTGTGGTGGGACAGTTCTTTATTTCCATCAGTCTAATTGCCTGTACCCTGCTGGTCAACCAGCAGCTCAATTTCATGCAGAATAAAAACCTGGGCTTCAACAAAGAGCACTCCCTTGTGCTGACCAATACTTCCCGTTTGGGAAATAACCAGAAGGCTTTCCAGGAAGAATTGAAATCGGATACCAGGGTAGGGGCTGCCAGTTACAGTAGCTTCACCATACCCGGCACCAATAACGTCACAGTATTCCGGCTTCCCGATCGTGATAACGAATTCATAATGGCCATGTATTACGCCGATTATGATCACAAGGATGCCCTGGGCTTTGATATGAAAGAAGGGCGATATTTCAACCGGGATTTCCCGACAGATACTTCCGGTATTGTCATCAATGAAGCCGCTGTAAAAGAGATGAGTCTGGAAGACCCGGTGGGGAAAGATATTTTCTTTCCCGGTACTCAACAAACCTACCAGGTACTGGGCGTAATGAAAGACTTTAACTTTGAATCGCTGCGCAATGAGATCATGCCGATGGCCCTGTTACTCACGGAAACGGCCAATGAGATGATAATCCGTTTCGATTCCGATGATCCCAGGGAATCGGTCGCTACGGTTGAATCCATATGGGACAATTATGCCGCAGGCGAACCGGCAGATTACACCTTCCTGGACAGCGATTTCGATCAGCTATTCCGGCAGGAACAGCGGCTGGGAGATGTCTTTACGGCATTTACTATTATTGCTATTATAATAGCCTGTCTCGGTTTGCTAGGACTTTCGGCATATATGACCGAGCAGCGAAAGCAGGAGATCGGTATCCGAAAAGTACTTGGGGCAACAACGACGTCTATTGTAGGCCTGCTCTCTTCTGAGTTTCTTAAACTTACCGGTATTGCTTTTCTGCTTGCGGTTCCGGTTGCATGGTATGTCATTCAAAGCTGGCTGCAGAACTTTGCCTATCGCATCGATATAGGCTTCATGGTATTTATCATAACGGCAGTAGCAACGGCTGTGATAGTACTGCTGACCATTAGCTGGCAAACATTGAAGGCAGCCTACATGAATCCGGTGGAGAGTATAAAAACTGAGTAG
- a CDS encoding metallophosphoesterase codes for MYDIIGDIHGYASALKRLLEKLDYRKSDGAYRHPDRKVLFLGDYIDRGPEVRETLRLVRQMVDAGQAIALMGNHELNAIFYNEPDGRGGYLRPHSEKNRKQHRETLKDFEGNRDDYQSYISWFKTLPLFHETESFRAIHACWDSSMIDELQNHVEGNMLPDEDFREAGDRNTRLYDLLETLLKGREVTLPEGLSFRDKDGHRRDEVRVRWWLDPQKVTLEDWSFAEEMEGSTNGNFDPADYQDGYYTEDEKPVFFGHYWLSGKPELERSNVCCLDYSIGKGEKLAAYRHEGEEELVESKLNWVEWQGR; via the coding sequence ATGTACGATATCATTGGAGACATACATGGCTACGCATCGGCATTGAAAAGGCTTCTGGAAAAGCTGGACTACCGAAAGAGCGACGGAGCATACCGGCACCCCGACCGAAAGGTGCTTTTTTTGGGGGATTATATTGACCGGGGCCCTGAGGTACGAGAAACCCTCCGACTCGTTCGGCAGATGGTTGATGCCGGTCAGGCGATTGCGCTCATGGGCAACCATGAGTTGAACGCCATCTTCTATAATGAACCGGATGGAAGAGGCGGCTATCTTCGTCCGCACTCCGAAAAAAACCGGAAGCAGCACCGGGAGACGCTGAAAGATTTTGAAGGGAACAGGGATGACTATCAATCATATATAAGCTGGTTTAAAACGCTCCCTCTCTTCCATGAGACGGAGAGCTTCAGGGCTATTCACGCCTGCTGGGATTCGTCAATGATCGATGAACTTCAGAACCATGTAGAAGGAAACATGCTGCCTGACGAAGATTTTAGGGAAGCGGGAGATCGTAATACCCGTCTTTATGATCTTTTAGAAACCTTGTTAAAAGGCCGTGAGGTAACCTTACCCGAGGGACTTAGTTTCAGGGATAAGGACGGACACCGCCGGGATGAAGTCCGCGTACGGTGGTGGCTGGATCCACAAAAGGTCACTCTGGAGGATTGGAGTTTTGCCGAGGAGATGGAAGGCAGCACAAATGGTAATTTTGATCCCGCTGATTACCAGGATGGCTACTATACAGAAGATGAAAAGCCGGTTTTTTTCGGACACTACTGGCTTTCGGGGAAGCCGGAGTTGGAACGCAGCAATGTCTGCTGCCTGGATTACAGCATAGGCAAAGGAGAGAAGCTGGCAGCCTACCGTCATGAAGGCGAAGAGGAGCTGGTCGAAAGCAAATTGAACTGGGTTGAATGGCAGGGCCGTTGA
- a CDS encoding LLM class flavin-dependent oxidoreductase encodes MEFGIYTFVENTPESDSGKKLEPVERMQHLLEEIKLADEAGLDVFGIGEHHRKEYLSSSPATILAAGAAETGNIRLSSAVTVLGSEDPVRTWQQFSTLDLISEGRAEIMAGRGSFIESFPLFGYDLQDYDELFSEKLDLLLKLREQDTITWQGSHRPSIDNRGVYPRPLQKELPIWVAVGGTPQSAYRAGALGLPMALGIIGGRPAQFKSLADLHERGAREAGHNKPKLSINSHGFIAEDSQDAGDIAFPAFKETMDKIGKERGWPPMTREQFKASRSLEGANVVGSPQEVIDKILYQHEIFGHDRFLLQMSVGSIDHKKLMRSIELFATEVAPKVNKELRD; translated from the coding sequence ATGGAATTTGGCATCTATACCTTCGTTGAAAACACGCCTGAATCTGATTCCGGCAAAAAGCTGGAACCCGTCGAGCGTATGCAGCATCTATTGGAAGAGATCAAATTGGCGGATGAAGCCGGCCTTGACGTATTTGGAATCGGAGAGCATCACCGCAAGGAGTACCTCTCCTCATCGCCGGCTACGATTCTGGCTGCCGGAGCCGCAGAAACCGGTAACATTCGTCTGAGCAGTGCCGTCACGGTTCTGGGATCGGAAGATCCCGTTCGTACCTGGCAGCAGTTTTCGACCCTGGATCTCATTTCCGAAGGCCGGGCCGAAATCATGGCCGGACGCGGATCTTTCATCGAATCATTCCCTCTTTTCGGATACGATCTGCAAGATTACGACGAACTTTTCTCCGAGAAGCTGGACCTGCTGCTGAAGTTGCGTGAGCAGGATACCATCACCTGGCAGGGATCGCACCGTCCTTCCATTGATAACCGTGGTGTCTATCCGAGGCCTCTTCAAAAAGAGCTGCCGATTTGGGTTGCCGTGGGAGGTACACCACAGTCGGCTTATCGCGCCGGGGCTCTGGGACTCCCCATGGCGCTGGGAATAATCGGGGGAAGGCCGGCACAGTTTAAATCTCTGGCCGATCTGCACGAAAGAGGCGCCCGGGAAGCAGGACATAATAAGCCAAAATTAAGCATCAACTCACACGGATTTATTGCAGAAGACTCTCAGGATGCCGGGGATATCGCATTTCCTGCTTTCAAGGAGACCATGGATAAGATCGGTAAAGAACGTGGCTGGCCGCCGATGACCCGTGAACAGTTTAAAGCTTCCCGAAGCCTGGAAGGCGCCAATGTCGTAGGGAGTCCACAGGAAGTGATTGATAAAATACTGTACCAGCATGAAATTTTCGGTCACGACCGTTTTCTGCTGCAGATGAGCGTGGGAAGTATAGACCATAAGAAACTGATGCGTTCGATTGAATTGTTCGCAACCGAGGTAGCGCCAAAGGTTAATAAAGAGCTTAGGGATTGA
- a CDS encoding sigma-70 family RNA polymerase sigma factor, whose amino-acid sequence MAQLTRDEVKKQEDFEKEIIPHLDAMYNFALKLTQDPDKAEDLVQDTIVKAFRFFDSYEMGTNPKAWVFRILKNSFINDYRKRSKQPNQVDFDEVSSFYETIRAESTDTSDLEDLMYRELVDDHVSAALEDLPEDFRTVVLLCDIEEFTYEEVATMLDVPIGTIRSRLHRGRNLLKAQLLEYAEKRGFVTD is encoded by the coding sequence ATGGCACAATTAACGCGAGATGAGGTCAAGAAACAGGAAGATTTCGAAAAAGAGATCATTCCTCACCTGGATGCAATGTACAATTTTGCACTGAAACTGACGCAGGATCCGGATAAAGCTGAAGATCTGGTACAGGATACCATTGTAAAAGCATTTCGGTTTTTCGACAGTTATGAAATGGGCACCAATCCCAAAGCCTGGGTCTTCCGGATTTTGAAAAACTCCTTTATCAACGACTACCGGAAAAGATCCAAGCAGCCAAACCAGGTGGATTTTGATGAGGTCTCATCCTTCTACGAGACCATTCGTGCCGAGAGTACCGATACCTCCGATTTGGAAGATTTAATGTACCGGGAGTTGGTGGATGATCATGTTTCCGCTGCATTGGAGGACCTGCCCGAAGACTTCCGAACGGTAGTGTTGCTCTGTGATATTGAAGAATTCACCTATGAGGAAGTGGCCACCATGCTTGATGTGCCGATCGGTACCATCCGATCCCGACTTCACCGCGGAAGAAACCTGCTGAAGGCCCAATTACTTGAATACGCAGAGAAGCGCGGATTTGTCACAGATTAA
- a CDS encoding DinB family protein yields the protein MKKVNHTSAGISRAVLLSLLLLLAYSFNGVQAQDTSTEDVVTDFLNVYQTTTGKMVQLAGAIPMDTYDWRPAEGIRSVREAILHVASGNYYFGSMLGFESPEGVDPRTLEQSGMNKDEAIATLEESVAYVKSGIQNMSAADFETKIDFFGNEVTKRQAVFVLGDHAAEHLGQLIAYARSNAVAPPWSQ from the coding sequence ATGAAGAAAGTTAATCACACCTCTGCCGGCATAAGCCGGGCAGTCCTGCTTTCTCTTTTGTTGCTCCTGGCCTATTCATTTAACGGTGTACAGGCTCAGGACACCAGTACCGAAGACGTGGTCACCGACTTTTTAAATGTTTACCAAACCACTACCGGCAAAATGGTTCAGCTGGCCGGAGCAATTCCCATGGATACTTACGACTGGCGCCCGGCCGAGGGTATACGCTCAGTAAGGGAAGCGATATTACACGTGGCCAGCGGAAACTATTATTTCGGATCCATGCTTGGGTTTGAATCTCCAGAGGGTGTTGACCCGCGCACACTGGAACAGTCCGGAATGAATAAGGACGAAGCCATAGCCACTCTTGAGGAGTCGGTTGCCTATGTCAAAAGTGGCATCCAAAATATGAGTGCGGCAGACTTTGAGACAAAAATAGATTTCTTCGGAAATGAGGTTACCAAAAGACAGGCTGTCTTTGTTTTGGGTGATCACGCCGCAGAACACCTGGGTCAACTTATCGCCTATGCCCGGTCGAATGCTGTAGCTCCGCCATGGAGTCAATAG
- a CDS encoding STAS domain-containing protein, with amino-acid sequence MNYSVNERYGCVVIDLNGKVMGGPDAETFRETLHNLIEEGKTNVVVDLSNVKFMNSSGLGILIGGLTTMRNAGGDLKICAATENIKSMLMVSQILKVFDHHDTLEGALEAYRE; translated from the coding sequence ATGAACTATAGTGTCAATGAACGATATGGATGCGTCGTAATAGATCTCAACGGTAAGGTGATGGGAGGACCGGACGCTGAAACCTTTAGAGAAACCTTGCATAATTTGATAGAAGAGGGCAAGACCAATGTCGTCGTCGATCTCAGTAATGTGAAATTTATGAACTCATCCGGGCTCGGAATATTGATTGGAGGTTTGACCACCATGAGAAATGCGGGCGGAGATTTAAAAATTTGTGCTGCTACCGAAAATATCAAAAGTATGCTGATGGTATCACAGATACTAAAGGTATTTGATCACCATGATACCCTCGAAGGAGCCCTGGAAGCCTATAGGGAGTAA